The Synergistaceae bacterium genome contains a region encoding:
- a CDS encoding FapA family protein: MSEEIARIEADSEGVWISALTDDLTSRSVADLLRAKGIRKYDEKAIEDFVRQKYRTRRKIAGRNPEDEHCAEFTVQVDKSSLSATVTVEPPFFIHPWPERKEIEEALKQKDVVFGIDEDALEKLVSLKIYGEPVVIARGKEPCPGENARIELLLDPDNVPQVNEDAQKIDHRTRSIFVNVKKGDKIAVKYPATQGEDGMSVLGTVIKAAAGKDTNFSFESGLEPSEDGLALFASIDGRLSRKNGKLIVLPELEVKTDVDFGVGNINFSGSVKVEGSVREGFEVIAGGNVEIREMVEGARIESVGDITIKGGVRGMGKAHIRAGGTLTADFVDQASIFSDGDIKIKNAILHSDVSAQNSVTVLGGQKSQIAGGRIQAGVSVVCQTLGSEMGTKTEVIVGLPPVQAERRKELQAQIARDKDNIEKLDANLVFLKKQDAAGVLDEGKRALMLTATKSKFQLQAELKALEIELQELEERLELSKAKGVVRVKDICHPGVSITIRGSVYVVREPFKFSSFVYEGGEVRLKSFDS, translated from the coding sequence GTGAGTGAGGAGATTGCGAGAATAGAAGCCGACTCGGAAGGAGTATGGATTTCGGCTCTGACCGATGATTTGACGTCGCGTTCCGTCGCGGATCTGTTGCGCGCTAAAGGTATTCGAAAATATGACGAAAAAGCGATAGAAGACTTTGTGCGTCAAAAATATCGCACCCGCCGGAAAATCGCTGGACGTAATCCGGAAGATGAGCATTGCGCGGAATTTACGGTGCAGGTGGATAAAAGTTCTTTGAGTGCCACAGTGACGGTGGAGCCGCCCTTTTTTATCCATCCCTGGCCTGAAAGAAAAGAGATTGAAGAGGCGCTGAAGCAAAAGGATGTCGTTTTTGGAATTGATGAAGATGCCTTGGAAAAACTGGTTTCTCTGAAAATATATGGCGAACCTGTGGTGATTGCCCGGGGAAAGGAGCCTTGTCCGGGAGAGAATGCCCGAATCGAACTGTTGCTGGACCCCGACAACGTTCCGCAGGTGAATGAGGATGCGCAAAAAATTGACCACCGAACGAGGAGTATTTTCGTCAACGTAAAGAAAGGCGATAAAATTGCCGTCAAATACCCCGCCACTCAGGGAGAGGACGGCATGTCCGTACTGGGGACTGTTATCAAAGCCGCGGCGGGGAAGGATACGAATTTTTCCTTCGAGAGCGGACTGGAACCTTCCGAGGATGGTCTCGCCCTCTTTGCCTCGATTGACGGTCGTCTTTCCCGCAAAAACGGGAAACTCATCGTTCTCCCCGAGCTGGAGGTCAAAACGGACGTGGATTTTGGCGTGGGAAACATCAATTTTTCAGGAAGTGTGAAGGTTGAAGGCTCCGTGCGGGAGGGATTCGAGGTCATTGCCGGAGGAAACGTGGAAATTCGCGAGATGGTGGAGGGCGCCCGCATCGAGAGCGTTGGGGACATCACCATAAAGGGCGGGGTTCGCGGTATGGGGAAGGCCCATATTCGTGCGGGGGGAACCCTGACGGCGGATTTTGTGGATCAGGCGTCGATTTTCAGCGACGGAGACATAAAAATCAAAAACGCGATTCTTCACAGTGACGTTTCGGCCCAAAATTCGGTGACGGTGTTGGGCGGGCAGAAATCCCAGATCGCGGGCGGAAGGATTCAGGCGGGAGTTTCTGTGGTCTGCCAGACCCTGGGCAGTGAAATGGGGACGAAAACGGAAGTGATCGTGGGACTTCCTCCCGTTCAGGCCGAGCGTCGCAAGGAGCTGCAGGCGCAGATCGCCCGGGATAAGGACAACATTGAAAAACTGGACGCGAATCTCGTTTTTTTGAAGAAACAGGACGCCGCGGGGGTGCTGGACGAGGGAAAACGCGCCCTGATGCTTACGGCCACTAAATCGAAGTTCCAGCTTCAGGCGGAACTGAAGGCGCTGGAAATTGAACTGCAGGAACTGGAAGAGCGCCTGGAACTCAGCAAGGCCAAGGGCGTGGTTCGTGTCAAGGATATTTGTCATCCGGGGGTTAGTATCACGATAAGGGGCTCGGTGTATGTGGTGCGTGAACCTTTTAAATTTTCGTCGTTTGTTTATGAAGGCGGGGAGGTCCGCCTGAAGTCTTTCGACTCTTGA